From the Deinococcus gobiensis I-0 genome, the window GGCGCGGCGCACGTTCTCGTGGATCAGGGTGGTGTTCAGGCTCACGGCGGCGAGCATACCGGTCGCGGCGGCGTTCACGACGTACTGCTGCGCGCCGGTCATGTCGCCCGCCGCCCACACGCCGCGCACGCTGGTCATGCCGTTCTCGTTGACCAGCACGCGGCTCTTCTCGTTCAGTTCGCAGCCGATCAGCGCGGGCAGGCGGCTGCCCTGCACCTGGGTCGGGTTCAGGAACAGGGCGTCGTGCTCCAGCGTCCGGCCGTCCTGGAGATGCACCCGCAGCGTGTCCTGGCCGCTCATGCGGCGGATGGACGTGGTGACGACCGGAATCCCGACCCGGTCGAGGTCGCGGCGCTGCTTGTCGGTGAGTTCGTCGGGGCCGTCGGTGAGCAGCGTGACGTGGTCGGACCACGCGCGCACGCTCAGGGCGAGGTGGTGGCCCTCCTGATGCGACCCGAGGACCGCGAGCCGCGCCTCGCGGTTGGGCCAGCCGTCGCAGTAGGGGCAGTGATGCACGAGGCGGCCCCAGCGCTCGCGCAGGCCGGGAATACGCGGCAGCACGTCGCGGACGCCCGTGGCGAACAGCAGCCGCCGGGCGCGCACCCAGGCCTGGTCGCAGCGCACCGCGAACAGGTCGCCCTCGCAGCGGATCTCGCGGGCGGGGGTCGCGCGCACGGTCACGTCGTAGGGTTCCAGGTCTTCCAGGCCCAGGCGCTTGAGGTCGCCGGGCGGCGTGCAGTCACGGGTAAAGACCCCGTGTGCCGCCGTCGCGCGGGCGTTGCGCGGCGGCCCACCGTCGAGCAGAAGCACCCGCCGCCGCGCGCCGCCCAGGACCACCGCCGCGTTCAGGCCCGCCGGCCCCGCGCCCAGAATCACCGCGTCGTAGAGGTCCTCGCCGAAGTCCTGCCCGGTCATGCGGTCGGTCACTGGCCCGGTCCCGGACGCACGGTCACGTCGGTCAGGACGGCGTCACGCGGCGCGTCCAGCACGAAGGCGATGGTGGCCGCGACCGTCTCCGGGTCGATGAAGGCGGCGGGGTCGTAGGCGGCCCCCTCCTGGGCGCGCACCTTGCGCTGCATCTCGGTGGCGGTGCGGCCGGGGTACACGCTGCTCACGCGCACGCCGTGCCCGGCCTCCTCGCCGCGCAGGGCGTCGGCCAGGGCCTTCAGGGCATGCTTGCTCGCGGCGTAGCTGGCCCAGCCGGGGTTGGCCGTCAGGCCCGCCCCGCTGTTCACGAACACCACCGTGCCGCGCTCCCGGCGCACCGAGGGCAGCAGCAGGCGCGTCAGTTCGGCGGGCGCGACCGTGTTCACGGTCAGGGTGTGCGTCCAGACCTCGTGGGTCTGGGCCTCCACCGCCCCGAGTTCCACGACCCCGGCGTTGTGGACGACGTGGGTCACGCGCCCGAGCGACCCCAGCGCCGCCGCGAAGGTCTCCGGCCGCGTCAGGTCCAGCCGCAGCGGCGTGGCCCCCAGTTCGGCACACAGGGCGTCCAGGGCCGCGCCGCCGCGCCCGCCCAGCACGAGGTCGTGCGTGGGGGCGAGCCGCCGCGCCAGCGCCGCGCCGATGCCCCCGGAGGCCCCGGTGATCAGCGTGACGGGTCTGGAAGGAGGGGAAGCGTCGGTCATGACCGGCAGGCTAGCGCGGCCCCTGCGGCGCGGGCCTACGGCGAATGCTTAGGGAAAGCGGTGAAGGGGGGCTGGAAACACTGTTCCCGAAAGGCGGTGGCAGCCAGGATCTCTCCGTCGTCCCACCGCGTACCCTCCCGGACCACGGCCAGCTGGTCCTCGTCATCGTCGGCGCGCACCAGCACCGCGACGACTTGGCCAATCGCTTCGGTTAGGGGAATCTCCCAGCCCAGTAGGTAGACGTCTATCGGCAGACCATCCCCCGATACCGTCCCAGGCAGCTCGCCCGCATTGACTGGATAGATCGGGTCAGGATGCCGGGGGTGGGCACAGCCCAAGGGCCGGTCTACGACCACCCGCACACGTCGCCCCAGCCAAACGGAGAGGTCAGGTTTCAAGCCAGCAGGTCCCCATATTCGGCGTGCTTGCGGATGAAGCTGCCCACGAAAGGGCAACTGGCGATGACCTTCTGGCCCTGCGCGCGCACGTCGTCCAGGGCTCCGCGCACGAGCCGCTCGCCCAGACCCTCGCCCTGATGCTCTTCGCTGACCTGGGTGTGGGTGAAGTCCAGCGTGTCGCCCTGGGCCTCGTACTCGGCGTAGCCCAGCACCTCGCCGCCCTGCGTGAGTTCGTAACGGCTCTGGGCCGCATCGTTGCGCACCTGAAGGTCTCCGGTCATGCCCCAGTGTAGAAAGGCGGCCCCCACCGGCCGGGCCACGCGGCATTCACCAAAGGTTCAGCTGCCGAACGCGGCCCCGTCCATGCGCCGCAGCAGCGCCACCTGTCCCCAGTGGTAGGCGTTGTGGACCGCCAGATCGGTCAGGACCTCGCGCGCCTGCCCGGAAGGGTCGGCGGCCAGCGCCCCCGCCTCGGCCAGCAGCAGACGCAGGTCGAGCAGCAGCCTCGCGAAGGCTGCCCCGTCCTGCGGCGCGCCGGGCCACAGGTCGAGGTCTTCGGGCCAGCCCTCGGCGCGCCCGGCCGCGATGTCGAGGCTCAGGCGCAGGGTCAGGCGCAGGTGGGCGAGCAGCTCGGCCACCGTATGCGGCGCGCCGGGCAGAAGGTGGGTCGCCGCCCCGAAGTCCAGGCCGGCGAGCAGCTCGGTCACGTCCCGGAACGCCGCGCCGCCGGCCAGGGAGGCTTGCAGAAGGTTCATGGGCCCAGCATAGAACGCCCCCGGTCCCGGCTCAGGTCGCGCTCTGGGGCTGGTCGCCGCCCCCCTCCCCCACCAGGGCCTCCAGCAGCGCCACCGCTTCCTCGAGACGCCCGGACTGCACGCGCGCCGCCGCCCGGACCTGACGCCACTCCAGGGTCAGGCGGGCGCGGCTCAGGGGGTCGCCGCCCACGCGGGCCAGCTTGTCGGCCCGGCCCTCAATCTCCAGCGCCCGGCGCGCGAGCTCCTGGAGGGCGTCCTGATGGCCGCGCGCGGCGTTCAGGGTGTTGTCCAGCTGGGCGGCGGCCAGGGCTTCGGCCTGGGTCAGTGCGCGCCGGGCCTCCTGCACGCTGGGGGCCTGCTCGCCCGCCTCGCCGGCCTGCCACAGCGCCACGTTCAGGCCGTAGCGGGCGCGCAGCACGTCGGGATGCAGCGCCACCCCCAGCGAGAAGCGCGGGCTGCGTAGGTCCAGCTGCAACATGCTCAGGGGGGCGTCGGCGTCCTGGGTGCCCACCAGCGGCGCGAAGGCGTCGAGAAAGGCCTGGGTCTGGCTCAGGGTCAGTCGGGCGTGGGCGAGCTGCGCGGCCGAGCTCTGGCTGGGCCGGGACAGCTCCTCAAGCTCGCGGATGTTCAGGCGCAGGACCTCGGCCTGCGCGCGGGCGGTCGCCACCTGGTCGGCCAGCTCGGCGCGGGCGTGCGCGGCGCGCAGCTGCGAGAGCAGCGCCTCGGTCTCCCAGCGGCGCACCTCGGCCTGGGCGGCCTGCATGTCCCACTCGGCCGCCCGCTCCAGCCGCAGCAGCGTCCCCTCGGCGCGGATGGTGTTCAGGCTGCGCGCCGCGATCTGGGCGTGGACCCGCGCCAGCATGAGCGGCAGGTCGTGGGCGCGCCGTCCCCAGGCCGCCGGCTGCGGCACCGGGACGGTCGGTACGGGCACGGTCGGCACGGGCGCGGCCCCCTCCTCTCCCTGCCCGGCCGCCGGTTCCTGCGGCGCGGCGGGTTCAGGCACCGACTCGGCCAGCTTGGCGAGGTCGCGCGAGGCGTCCTGGAGCCAGCGGTCGGCGCGGGCCTCGTCGCCGCTTTCGGTCATCTGGCGGTACACGTCCTGAAGGGCCGCCACCACGTCGCGCGGCCCCAGGGGGCGGCCCGGCGTCCAGCCCCGGCGCAGGACCGCCTCCTGGATGATCCGCTCGGCCCCCTTGACGCCGAACTCTTCGCCCAGGCGCGACAGCAGCCACAGGCGGTAGGGGTCTTTGGACGTGAAGGCCGAGGAAGGCGCACTCATAGGTTGAGCATGACTCTTGCAGGCGCAGTCTTACAGGGGTCTGGCCGACAAGGCCCGGCCCACCGTCTGCGCTTCCGCTACGCCCGCGACTGCCGCACGCACTCGTACAGCACCAGGGCCGCCGCCGTCGCCACGTTCAGCGAGTCGGCCTGCCCGTGCATCGGCACCCGCACCGCCTCGTGCGCGCGCCGCCACTCCGGGGGGAGCCCGGCGTGCTCGGTCCCCAGCAGCAGCGCCACGCGACCGGTCAGCGGGGCGTCCCAGTAGTCCTGCCGGGCGTCGGGGGTACAGGCCACCGTCCGGAACCCCTGCTCGGCCAGCCAGGCCAGCGCCTCCTCCTCGCCCAGGGCCAGGGTGGGCACCGCGAAGACGCTGCCCTGGCTGGCCCGGATCACGTTGGGGCCGTAGGGATCGGCCCCGCGCCCCAGCACCACGGCGGCGTCGGCCCCGGCCGCGTCGGCGGTACGCAGGATGGCCCCGACGTTGCCGGGTTTCTCCAGGCCGTGCAGCACGACCACCAGTGCCCGCCGGCCCAGGTCGGGCAGCGCGGGAACGGGCAGCGGCGCGACCCCCAGCACGCCGTCGGGGTTCTCGCGCCCACTGACCTTCTCGAAGGCCAGGCGTGACAGCAGTGTGGCCCGCCCGCCCCCCAGCGCGGTCTCCAGACCCGGTACCAGTTCCTGCGCCTCGGGGCTGAACAGCTCGGGGCACAGGTACAGCTCGTGCGGGCGCACCCCGGCGGCGACGGCGCGCGACAGCTCACGTGCGCCCTCGACGAGCATCACGCCCTCTCCTTCGCGCTCGCGGCGGCCCCGCAGGCGGACCAGGCGCTTGACCTGGGGGTTTTGCAGCGAAGTGATGGCCTCGGGCGAGCGGTTCACCCGCCGATTGTAGAAGGTCTCCCCGGGCGGCGCGGGCCGCCGCAGGCCGGGTGCTAGCCTGGGCCATGCCTCCCCGGCCGCACCCACCCTTCAAGTCCTGCCCCTGCGGCTCGGGGCGCAGCTACGCGGCGTGCTGCCGCCCCGCCCACGACGGCACGGCTCCGGCGGCGACCCCGGAAACGTTGATGCGGGCGCGCTACTCGGCCTTCGCGCTGGGGGACGAAGCCTTCGTGCGGCGCACCTGGCACCCCGACCACTGCCCCCCCGACCTGAACCTGGACGACGGCACGCGCTACCTGGGCCTGAAGGTCCACGCCGCCCAGGACGACGAGGTCGAGTTCACGGTGCGGCTGCGCGCGCCGGGACAGGGGCCGGGCAGTTTCCGCGAACGCAGCCGTTTTACGCGCCTGGGCGGCGCGTGGGTCTATGTGGACGGCGACCTGACCTGAGGACCGGGCCAGGGCCACCGCCTGTGACAAGCCTGTGAGCGGGCGCGGCGTACACTCCGGGCATTCAAGCACTGCATCACGAGGCGGGCCGGGTGAAGCCCGCCGGTGCCGAGAGGCTGGCCTCTCCCGGTCTGCGGGGGGCCGGCCTTTCTTTTCCGTTGTGGGGCGGCGGCCCCGGGCGGGCGGGCCCCGTATGCTGGGGCCATGAACGGGGATATGTCGGGCAGGGCCGTGCTGGTGAGCGGCGCGACGGGCGGCATCGGGCTGGTCACGGCCCGCGAGCTGGCGCGACGGGGAGCGCAGGTGGTGGTCATGGGGCGCGACCCGCACAAGACCGAGCGGGTGGTGGCCGAGACGGGCGCGGCGGGCAGCGTCGTCGCCGACCTGAGCGAACTCGCGCAGGTGCGCCGCGCCGCCGCCGAGTACCGGGAGCGCTTCGGCCGCCTGGACGTGCTGGTGAACAACGCCGGGGCCATCTTCGAGAAGCGCCGCGAGACGCGTGAAGGCCTGGAGATGACCTGGGCGCTCAACCACCTCGCGCCCTTCGTGCTCACCCATGA encodes:
- a CDS encoding TrmH family RNA methyltransferase; amino-acid sequence: MNRSPEAITSLQNPQVKRLVRLRGRREREGEGVMLVEGARELSRAVAAGVRPHELYLCPELFSPEAQELVPGLETALGGGRATLLSRLAFEKVSGRENPDGVLGVAPLPVPALPDLGRRALVVVLHGLEKPGNVGAILRTADAAGADAAVVLGRGADPYGPNVIRASQGSVFAVPTLALGEEEALAWLAEQGFRTVACTPDARQDYWDAPLTGRVALLLGTEHAGLPPEWRRAHEAVRVPMHGQADSLNVATAAALVLYECVRQSRA
- a CDS encoding NAD(P)/FAD-dependent oxidoreductase, with protein sequence MTGQDFGEDLYDAVILGAGPAGLNAAVVLGGARRRVLLLDGGPPRNARATAAHGVFTRDCTPPGDLKRLGLEDLEPYDVTVRATPAREIRCEGDLFAVRCDQAWVRARRLLFATGVRDVLPRIPGLRERWGRLVHHCPYCDGWPNREARLAVLGSHQEGHHLALSVRAWSDHVTLLTDGPDELTDKQRRDLDRVGIPVVTTSIRRMSGQDTLRVHLQDGRTLEHDALFLNPTQVQGSRLPALIGCELNEKSRVLVNENGMTSVRGVWAAGDMTGAQQYVVNAAATGMLAAVSLNTTLIHENVRRAGAAFHKSPDEAGGVGEA
- a CDS encoding SDR family oxidoreductase yields the protein MTDASPPSRPVTLITGASGGIGAALARRLAPTHDLVLGGRGGAALDALCAELGATPLRLDLTRPETFAAALGSLGRVTHVVHNAGVVELGAVEAQTHEVWTHTLTVNTVAPAELTRLLLPSVRRERGTVVFVNSGAGLTANPGWASYAASKHALKALADALRGEEAGHGVRVSSVYPGRTATEMQRKVRAQEGAAYDPAAFIDPETVAATIAFVLDAPRDAVLTDVTVRPGPGQ
- a CDS encoding YchJ family protein, translating into MPPRPHPPFKSCPCGSGRSYAACCRPAHDGTAPAATPETLMRARYSAFALGDEAFVRRTWHPDHCPPDLNLDDGTRYLGLKVHAAQDDEVEFTVRLRAPGQGPGSFRERSRFTRLGGAWVYVDGDLT
- a CDS encoding GNAT family N-acetyltransferase, encoding MTGDLQVRNDAAQSRYELTQGGEVLGYAEYEAQGDTLDFTHTQVSEEHQGEGLGERLVRGALDDVRAQGQKVIASCPFVGSFIRKHAEYGDLLA